One Oryzomonas sagensis DNA segment encodes these proteins:
- a CDS encoding sensor histidine kinase, which yields MPRRFPIRAKLTVGALAPLFVAFFICSLTGLYIIDAKITSQAQEKVRTDLNSAREAYRNELHHIDELLELTADNPFAALSISSRNRPAISSLLTPLLHKKHLDILTAVDKKGRVLFRAHNPARFGDTPVDTYFIDQALRGKTVTGTTVLSPEQLAAEKDELTAQARIDVVTTPHSRPRQSSVERAGMVMVSAAPVLDSAGRVAGALYCAELLNNNNDLVDKIKDTVYEGVKFKGQDVGTATLFLGDTRIATNVHASDGRRAIGTQLSAEVYNRVILENRKWVGRAFVVNDWYLTAYEPIVGLRGEVIGSLYVGMLEKQYSALKNNVNTILGVVLFISSLIGLAVSGVIGTHLATPIKELEQLTRRVTLGERDLHIDVRSADELGDLAGGFNQMTRALAHRESEITMLNRSLEQKVLRRTAQLEEKNALLLETQADLAKAEKLADLGVIAAGVAHEINNPLAVIRGNIEFLEMCLPPDHANREEVGIISQQVERIAKIVGNLQVFARQKALRQGQVDIHELLDGILGQIGHQVPMDAITVVREYASDLAMIRGDGDQLRQVFTNLILNAVQAMGSKGVLTLTTKGVAPLDGCEVSVSDTGPGIGPGHLKKIFTPFFTTKDTGSGLGLSISYGIIKDHGGDIKVSSVEGKGTTFKVTIP from the coding sequence ATGCCGCGGCGCTTTCCCATCCGTGCCAAACTGACCGTCGGGGCGCTGGCGCCGTTGTTTGTCGCCTTTTTCATCTGTTCGCTCACCGGTCTCTATATCATCGACGCCAAAATCACCAGCCAGGCCCAGGAAAAGGTCAGAACCGACCTGAACTCGGCCCGTGAGGCGTACCGCAACGAGTTGCACCATATCGATGAACTGCTGGAACTGACCGCCGACAACCCCTTTGCCGCCCTATCCATCAGTTCCCGCAACCGTCCGGCCATCTCCTCGCTCCTCACCCCCCTCCTGCATAAGAAACATCTGGATATCCTGACCGCCGTGGACAAGAAGGGGCGGGTCCTGTTTCGGGCCCACAATCCGGCCCGGTTCGGCGACACACCGGTCGATACCTATTTTATCGACCAGGCGTTGAGGGGGAAAACGGTCACCGGCACTACGGTCCTCTCCCCCGAGCAACTGGCCGCCGAAAAAGACGAACTGACGGCCCAGGCGCGTATCGACGTGGTGACGACACCCCACTCCCGGCCCCGCCAGAGTTCGGTGGAGCGGGCGGGGATGGTTATGGTCTCGGCGGCGCCGGTGCTCGATAGCGCCGGCCGGGTTGCCGGCGCGCTGTATTGCGCGGAACTGCTTAACAACAATAACGACCTGGTGGACAAGATCAAGGACACCGTCTACGAGGGGGTGAAGTTCAAGGGGCAGGATGTGGGCACCGCCACCCTGTTCCTCGGCGATACCCGCATCGCCACCAACGTGCACGCGTCAGACGGCAGGAGGGCCATCGGCACGCAACTCTCCGCAGAGGTCTACAACAGGGTCATCCTGGAAAACAGGAAGTGGGTGGGACGGGCGTTCGTGGTGAACGATTGGTACCTGACCGCCTACGAACCGATTGTGGGCCTGCGGGGCGAGGTCATCGGCTCCCTGTATGTGGGGATGCTGGAAAAGCAGTACAGCGCCCTGAAGAACAACGTCAACACCATCCTGGGCGTCGTCCTGTTTATCAGCTCTCTGATCGGGCTGGCGGTTTCCGGCGTTATCGGCACCCACCTGGCCACCCCCATCAAGGAGTTGGAGCAACTCACCCGCAGGGTGACGCTCGGCGAGCGGGATCTGCACATAGACGTTCGTTCGGCCGATGAACTGGGGGACCTCGCCGGAGGGTTCAACCAGATGACCCGCGCCCTGGCCCACCGCGAGTCCGAGATTACCATGCTGAATCGCAGCCTGGAGCAGAAGGTGCTGAGGCGGACGGCGCAGCTCGAAGAAAAAAATGCGCTTCTGCTGGAAACCCAGGCGGATCTCGCCAAGGCGGAAAAACTCGCGGACTTGGGCGTTATTGCCGCCGGCGTGGCCCATGAGATCAACAACCCCCTGGCCGTCATCCGGGGCAACATCGAGTTCCTGGAGATGTGCCTGCCGCCCGATCACGCCAATCGGGAGGAGGTGGGGATCATCAGCCAGCAGGTGGAGCGGATCGCCAAGATCGTGGGCAATCTGCAGGTATTCGCCCGGCAGAAAGCGCTGCGCCAGGGGCAGGTCGACATCCACGAGCTTCTGGACGGCATCCTTGGGCAGATCGGCCACCAGGTTCCCATGGACGCCATCACCGTGGTGAGGGAGTACGCGTCTGATCTGGCCATGATCCGGGGGGATGGGGACCAACTCCGGCAGGTTTTCACCAACCTGATTCTCAATGCGGTTCAGGCCATGGGGAGCAAGGGGGTACTGACCCTGACGACCAAAGGGGTGGCCCCCTTGGATGGTTGCGAGGTCAGCGTCTCGGATACCGGCCCGGGGATCGGGCCCGGGCACCTGAAGAAGATCTTCACCCCTTTTTTCACCACCAAGGATACGGGCAGCGGCCTGGGGCTCTCCATCTCCTACGGCATTATCAAGGATCACGGCGGGGACATCAAGGTGTCGAGTGTGGAGGGGAAAGGGACGACCTTCAAGGTTACTATTCCCTAG
- a CDS encoding MOSC domain-containing protein gives MAHVVAVCISEKKGERKTPVAEVTVQENHGIVGDAHAGDWHRQISLLAEESIDKMRALGLNVTAGAFAENITTRGIELVTLPIGTRLQVGETLLEVTQIGKECHTRCAIYYQAGDCVMPKEGIFAKVITGGKIRSGDQVQIIGPAS, from the coding sequence ATGGCTCACGTCGTCGCCGTCTGCATCAGCGAGAAAAAGGGCGAGCGCAAAACACCGGTGGCAGAGGTCACCGTGCAGGAGAACCACGGCATCGTGGGGGACGCCCACGCGGGCGACTGGCATCGCCAGATAAGCCTTTTGGCCGAGGAGAGCATCGACAAGATGCGGGCTCTGGGGTTGAACGTGACCGCCGGCGCCTTTGCCGAGAATATCACCACCCGCGGCATCGAACTGGTGACGTTGCCCATCGGCACCCGCCTGCAGGTGGGGGAAACCCTGCTGGAGGTAACCCAGATCGGCAAGGAGTGCCACACCCGCTGCGCCATTTACTATCAGGCCGGCGACTGCGTCATGCCCAAGGAGGGCATCTTCGCCAAGGTCATCACCGGAGGGAAGATCCGGTCGGGGGACCAGGTGCAGATTATCGGCCCCGCCTCATAG
- the moaA gene encoding GTP 3',8-cyclase MoaA, translating into MQLTDSQGRTINYLRLSVTDRCNMRCSYCMPAEGVARKRHADVLRYEELQLIAETAISLGIEKIRITGGEPLVRAGIVEFLSRLASIDGLCHLALTTNGLLLDKMAVDLYKAGVQRLNVSLDSLRPETFAAITRGGDLERVLAGLDAAERAGFPPPKINMVVMRGVNEAEILDFAELTRSRGNSVRFIEYMPVIKEDAWQRYCISGEEILQRIAAHHTLEHVCKGAFAGPSRDFRIRGAQGTLGIITAVSGHFCGECNRIRVTSTGQAKGCLFSDETTDLVPYLRPPDPAALTEAMKGIVMAKPKGHHITSNGYEHRNFTMAQIGG; encoded by the coding sequence ATGCAACTGACTGACTCTCAGGGCAGAACCATCAACTATTTGCGTCTTTCGGTGACCGATCGCTGCAACATGCGTTGTTCCTACTGCATGCCCGCCGAGGGCGTCGCCCGGAAACGCCATGCAGACGTCCTGCGCTACGAGGAACTGCAGCTGATCGCCGAAACCGCGATCAGCCTGGGGATCGAGAAGATCCGCATCACCGGCGGCGAGCCGCTGGTGCGTGCCGGCATCGTCGAATTCCTCTCCCGCCTCGCGAGCATCGACGGCCTGTGCCACCTGGCGCTCACCACCAACGGCCTCCTGCTGGACAAGATGGCCGTAGACCTGTATAAAGCGGGTGTGCAGCGCCTGAACGTCAGCCTGGATTCCCTCCGCCCTGAGACCTTTGCCGCCATCACCCGGGGCGGCGACCTGGAGAGAGTGCTGGCCGGGCTGGATGCGGCCGAACGGGCTGGTTTCCCGCCCCCCAAGATCAACATGGTCGTCATGCGCGGGGTCAACGAGGCGGAGATCCTGGATTTCGCCGAACTGACCCGGAGCCGGGGCAACTCGGTGCGCTTCATCGAATACATGCCGGTGATCAAGGAAGATGCCTGGCAACGGTACTGCATCTCCGGCGAGGAGATCCTGCAACGCATCGCAGCCCACCACACCCTGGAGCATGTGTGCAAGGGGGCCTTTGCCGGTCCCTCCCGCGACTTCCGCATTCGGGGCGCCCAGGGGACCCTCGGCATCATCACCGCCGTCTCGGGCCACTTCTGCGGGGAGTGCAACCGCATCCGGGTGACCTCCACCGGCCAGGCCAAGGGGTGCCTGTTCTCCGACGAGACAACCGATTTGGTGCCGTATCTCCGGCCGCCGGACCCCGCAGCCCTGACGGAGGCCATGAAGGGGATCGTCATGGCGAAGCCGAAGGGCCACCACATCACCAGCAACGGGTATGAACACCGGAATTTTACGATGGCACAGATTGGGGGATAG
- the mobB gene encoding molybdopterin-guanine dinucleotide biosynthesis protein B yields MLSHAVSFVAKSGTGKTTLLEKVIAELKSRGYRVGVIKHDAHHFDIDHPGKDSHRLTQAGADTMLISSPEKLAVIKKHAESPPIEELIAVYFGDVDLVLTEGFKKSGLPKIEVHRRERSGTLLCRGEAHDPSLLAVASDEPLQLDVPVLDLNSPSQVADFVEERIIHATD; encoded by the coding sequence ATGCTCTCCCACGCCGTTTCATTCGTCGCCAAATCGGGCACCGGCAAGACCACCCTGCTGGAGAAGGTGATTGCCGAGCTCAAGAGCCGGGGCTACCGGGTGGGGGTCATCAAGCACGACGCCCACCACTTCGACATCGACCATCCGGGCAAGGACAGCCACCGCCTGACCCAGGCGGGCGCCGACACCATGTTGATCTCCTCGCCGGAGAAGCTGGCCGTGATCAAGAAACACGCGGAATCGCCCCCTATCGAGGAGTTGATCGCCGTCTACTTTGGCGATGTTGACCTGGTCCTGACCGAAGGTTTCAAGAAGAGCGGCCTCCCCAAGATCGAGGTCCATCGCCGGGAACGGAGCGGCACCCTGCTCTGCCGGGGTGAGGCGCATGACCCCAGCCTGCTGGCGGTGGCCAGTGATGAACCATTGCAGCTGGATGTGCCGGTACTGGATCTCAATAGCCCGTCACAGGTAGCCGATTTCGTTGAAGAACGGATCATCCATGCAACTGACTGA
- a CDS encoding ATP-binding cassette domain-containing protein, giving the protein MDDIYSIHELTMVFDGQRVLDVHRLAIGGNRLHILTGANGAGKSTLLNVLAFLTPPTSGQVTFAGAPVPWGSPSLFRLRRNVTLMQQFPYLFSGSVFENVAYGLGVRGMGTAEQRQRVDAALAQTNLGSFARRNALQLSGGEIRRVAMARALALKPRVLLLDEPLANVDHETARLLESLIISLPRQGVCTIMTTHEPNHADRLGGKTIHLVAGGIGQADLIAERPIPAGIGVPVHQIAASAATL; this is encoded by the coding sequence GTGGACGACATCTACAGCATACATGAGCTCACCATGGTTTTCGACGGCCAGCGGGTGCTTGACGTGCACCGTCTGGCCATCGGGGGAAACCGTCTCCATATCCTGACCGGCGCCAACGGGGCGGGCAAGAGCACCCTCCTCAATGTCCTGGCATTTCTGACCCCACCCACGTCGGGCCAGGTCACCTTTGCCGGCGCCCCGGTGCCCTGGGGGAGCCCCTCCCTCTTCAGGCTGCGGCGCAACGTCACCCTCATGCAGCAGTTTCCCTACCTCTTCTCCGGCAGCGTCTTCGAGAATGTCGCCTACGGCCTCGGGGTGCGGGGGATGGGTACGGCGGAGCAGCGGCAGCGGGTTGACGCGGCCCTGGCCCAGACCAATCTGGGTAGTTTCGCGCGGCGCAATGCGCTGCAGCTCTCCGGCGGCGAGATTCGCCGGGTGGCCATGGCGCGGGCGCTGGCCCTCAAGCCGCGGGTGCTTCTGCTGGACGAGCCGCTCGCCAACGTGGACCACGAAACCGCCCGGTTGCTGGAATCCCTTATCATCTCCCTTCCCCGGCAAGGGGTATGCACCATCATGACGACCCACGAACCGAACCATGCGGACCGTCTCGGCGGCAAGACCATTCACCTGGTTGCCGGGGGTATCGGGCAGGCGGATCTCATCGCCGAGCGCCCCATCCCGGCAGGCATCGGTGTTCCCGTTCACCAGATCGCGGCGTCGGCCGCGACGTTGTAA
- a CDS encoding ABC transporter permease produces MGFITESLHTSVALIASFDPEVFATVTTSLAVSGGAIVLAAAVGIPAGVAVGLHEFPLKRAVITLLNTLMAMPTVVVGLVLYGILSRQGPLGAMGLLFTPSAMVIGQTLLAVPIVANYTVSVIQGADPRILPTALTLGASPLQAVFQLMRQVRFGIIAALIAGFGRIIAEVGVAMMLGGNIRGYTRTMTTAIALETSKGEFAFGLALGMILMTVALVINLFLNTLQQR; encoded by the coding sequence GTGGGTTTTATCACCGAATCCCTGCATACCTCGGTCGCGCTGATCGCCTCGTTTGACCCGGAGGTCTTTGCGACGGTGACGACGTCACTGGCGGTTTCCGGCGGTGCCATCGTCCTGGCGGCGGCGGTCGGAATCCCGGCCGGGGTTGCGGTGGGGCTGCACGAATTTCCCCTGAAACGGGCCGTCATTACGCTGCTGAATACGCTCATGGCCATGCCGACCGTCGTGGTGGGTCTCGTGCTCTACGGGATACTGAGCCGCCAGGGGCCGTTGGGGGCCATGGGGCTCCTGTTCACGCCGTCGGCCATGGTCATCGGCCAGACCCTCCTGGCGGTGCCGATCGTGGCCAACTATACGGTCAGCGTCATCCAGGGGGCCGACCCGCGCATCCTGCCCACGGCCCTGACCCTGGGGGCCAGCCCGCTCCAGGCGGTGTTTCAGTTGATGCGCCAGGTGCGTTTCGGCATCATCGCCGCCCTGATCGCCGGCTTCGGACGGATCATTGCCGAGGTCGGGGTGGCCATGATGCTCGGCGGCAACATCCGCGGCTATACCCGGACCATGACCACCGCCATCGCCCTGGAAACGAGCAAGGGGGAGTTCGCCTTCGGTCTCGCCCTGGGCATGATCCTGATGACCGTGGCCCTGGTGATCAACCTGTTTCTCAATACACTCCAGCAAAGGTAG
- a CDS encoding substrate-binding domain-containing protein — translation MKTLLKFGMTLALVLGLCSVAAAGERLRMSTTTSTENSGLLKVLLPPFEKKYNCTVDVISVGTGKALKLGETGDVDVVLVHARALEDAFVAAGFGVNRRDVMYNDFIIIGPAGDPARVKSAKTAAEAFKRIAAARSPFVSRGDESGTHQKEKEIWKAAGMKPGGSWYVESGQGMGEVITMATERRAYTLADRGTYNAYRSGKTDLKTVFEGEKGLFNPYGVIAVNPKRFPHVKNALAMKFIDYITGPEGQKVIATFRVHGDPVFFTYGKKGR, via the coding sequence ATGAAAACGCTTTTGAAATTCGGGATGACCCTTGCCCTTGTGCTGGGCCTGTGCAGCGTGGCCGCAGCCGGCGAGCGCCTGCGCATGTCCACCACCACCTCCACCGAAAACTCGGGGTTGCTCAAGGTGCTCCTGCCTCCGTTTGAGAAGAAGTACAACTGCACGGTGGATGTCATCTCCGTCGGCACCGGCAAGGCCCTGAAACTGGGGGAGACCGGCGATGTGGATGTGGTGCTGGTGCACGCCCGCGCCCTTGAAGACGCCTTTGTGGCCGCCGGTTTCGGGGTCAACCGCAGGGACGTCATGTACAACGACTTCATCATCATCGGACCGGCCGGCGACCCGGCGCGGGTCAAGAGCGCCAAGACCGCGGCAGAGGCGTTCAAGCGCATCGCCGCCGCCCGCTCCCCCTTCGTCTCCCGCGGCGACGAGTCCGGCACCCACCAGAAGGAGAAGGAGATCTGGAAGGCTGCGGGCATGAAGCCCGGCGGCTCCTGGTACGTGGAATCGGGCCAGGGCATGGGTGAGGTGATCACCATGGCCACCGAACGGCGGGCCTATACCCTGGCCGACCGGGGCACCTACAACGCCTACCGCTCCGGCAAGACCGACCTCAAGACCGTCTTCGAGGGTGAGAAGGGGCTGTTCAACCCCTACGGCGTCATCGCCGTCAATCCCAAGCGCTTCCCCCATGTCAAGAACGCCCTGGCCATGAAGTTCATCGACTACATCACCGGTCCCGAGGGGCAGAAGGTCATTGCCACCTTCCGGGTCCACGGTGATCCGGTCTTCTTCACTTACGGGAAAAAGGGTCGTTAA
- the fdhD gene encoding formate dehydrogenase accessory sulfurtransferase FdhD — protein MKTTHVYHQGRLEEQQGDTVREFPVVLHVNGREIATLIASPHDLRFLVAGFLRLQGFVTCISDFHMLAVCEDFGTANVRIKGELPERLKPVLTSGCGTGITFSLPSAEARTVPAPPARVAADTIFRLMDELNRRSEQYKSHGGIHSAAVGDEQGIILAAEDIGRHNTLDRIAGEALLKGIDLAGKLLVTSGRISTEMAAKAALLGITLIASRTSPTDMAITMCEQAGITLIGYVRGGKFTVYSHPGTIAAEPGRHASPTGRTIPGVTGVILAGGKSSRMRSNKALLPYKGGRFIEAIYRQMSELFDEVIIVTNTPDEYAFLPCRKVPDLHPGMGALAGLHSGLYHSDTPHIFAVACDMPYLNSSLIKRLAALRTKADVIIPEGEKGLEPLHAFYGRQCRDAMEKALQSGSRRIVSFFPEARVSVFSRDEVTTFDPSLDSFRNINTPADYFELRDGERVRNRPDPSLAAQGS, from the coding sequence ATGAAAACAACCCATGTGTACCACCAGGGGAGGCTTGAAGAACAGCAGGGCGATACCGTCCGCGAGTTTCCGGTCGTTCTCCATGTCAACGGCCGGGAGATAGCCACCCTCATCGCCTCGCCCCACGATCTCCGCTTCCTGGTGGCCGGCTTTCTCCGCCTGCAGGGTTTCGTGACCTGCATCAGTGATTTCCACATGCTGGCGGTGTGCGAAGATTTCGGCACCGCCAATGTCCGCATCAAGGGCGAACTGCCGGAACGGCTCAAACCGGTCCTCACCTCCGGCTGCGGGACCGGCATCACCTTCAGCCTCCCCAGCGCCGAGGCGCGCACCGTCCCGGCACCGCCCGCACGGGTGGCGGCGGATACGATATTCCGCCTGATGGACGAGTTGAACCGCCGGTCGGAACAGTACAAGAGCCACGGCGGCATCCATTCGGCAGCGGTGGGCGACGAGCAGGGCATCATCCTCGCCGCCGAGGATATCGGCAGGCACAACACCCTGGACCGCATCGCCGGCGAGGCGCTCTTGAAGGGCATCGACCTGGCCGGCAAGCTGCTGGTCACGTCGGGCCGAATCTCCACCGAGATGGCGGCCAAGGCCGCCTTGCTGGGCATCACCCTCATCGCTTCCCGCACCTCCCCCACCGATATGGCCATCACCATGTGCGAGCAGGCCGGCATTACCCTCATCGGTTACGTGCGCGGCGGCAAGTTCACCGTGTACAGCCACCCCGGGACCATTGCCGCCGAACCGGGACGGCACGCCTCCCCCACGGGCAGGACGATCCCGGGCGTCACGGGCGTCATCCTGGCCGGGGGCAAATCAAGCCGCATGCGGAGCAACAAGGCGCTCCTCCCCTACAAGGGAGGCCGCTTCATCGAGGCCATCTACCGGCAGATGTCGGAACTATTCGACGAGGTCATCATCGTCACCAACACCCCGGACGAATATGCCTTTCTCCCCTGCCGCAAAGTGCCCGACCTGCATCCCGGCATGGGAGCGCTGGCCGGGTTGCACTCGGGCCTGTATCACAGCGACACCCCCCATATCTTTGCCGTGGCCTGCGACATGCCCTACCTGAACAGCTCCCTGATCAAGCGGCTGGCCGCGCTGAGAACCAAGGCCGACGTGATCATTCCCGAAGGGGAAAAAGGGCTGGAACCGCTGCACGCCTTTTACGGCAGGCAATGCCGCGACGCCATGGAAAAGGCGCTCCAATCGGGCAGCAGGAGGATCGTCTCCTTCTTTCCCGAGGCCAGGGTCAGCGTCTTTTCCCGGGACGAGGTCACGACCTTCGACCCCTCGCTCGACTCCTTCAGGAACATCAATACTCCGGCCGACTACTTCGAGTTGCGCGACGGCGAACGGGTAAGGAACCGCCCCGACCCCTCCCTTGCCGCCCAAGGCAGTTAG
- the nrfD gene encoding NrfD/PsrC family molybdoenzyme membrane anchor subunit, translating to MTAAKLVINEIKGYHRFIQLMIVLTGVGALAALARFIFGLGVTTNLNDTYPWGLWISFDVVTSVPLAAGAFTIGVVAHVFHIKKLEPLVRPAIITGFLGYSLVCIGLLLDLGQPQRGINVLLYWNVHSPMFEVSMCIMAYTTVLTLEFLHPVAERFGWHLPLRLLRTLEIPFAILAAMISTLHQSTLGTFFLIAVDKLHNLWYNPLLPLQFWLSSIFTGLSIVIFEASLVHKYMGQPDESDLLATLTKIIPWVMGIYIAVKAYALAFLSHGPLFDRPVLLALFLVEMVVGVFVPFCMYLSNRIRTDKKMQLRAASFVLFGLVLNRFNVSMFGMEQPGQQIYVPSVIESLVTMGIISAHILFFVLIAKYFPIFEHHPEATDYTIPDHFRKLEKGPEGLKAAHEA from the coding sequence ATGACCGCGGCCAAGCTGGTTATCAATGAAATCAAAGGTTATCACCGTTTCATCCAACTGATGATCGTCCTGACCGGAGTCGGCGCCCTGGCCGCCCTGGCTCGCTTTATCTTCGGCCTGGGAGTCACCACCAACCTGAACGACACCTATCCCTGGGGCCTGTGGATCTCCTTCGACGTCGTCACCTCGGTGCCCCTGGCGGCCGGGGCGTTCACCATCGGCGTCGTGGCCCACGTGTTCCACATCAAAAAGCTGGAGCCCCTGGTCAGGCCGGCCATCATCACCGGCTTCCTGGGCTACTCCCTGGTCTGCATCGGCCTGCTGCTCGACCTGGGGCAGCCCCAGCGCGGCATCAACGTCCTCTTGTACTGGAACGTTCACTCCCCCATGTTCGAAGTTTCCATGTGCATCATGGCCTATACCACGGTCCTGACGCTGGAATTCCTCCACCCGGTGGCCGAGCGCTTCGGCTGGCACCTGCCGCTGCGCCTGCTGCGCACCCTGGAGATTCCCTTTGCCATCCTGGCGGCCATGATCTCGACCCTGCACCAGTCAACCCTGGGCACGTTCTTCCTGATCGCCGTGGATAAGCTGCACAACCTCTGGTACAACCCGCTTCTGCCGCTCCAGTTCTGGCTTTCCTCCATCTTTACCGGCCTCTCCATCGTCATCTTCGAGGCCAGCCTGGTGCATAAATACATGGGGCAGCCGGACGAGTCGGACCTGTTGGCCACCCTGACCAAGATCATCCCCTGGGTCATGGGGATCTATATCGCGGTCAAGGCCTACGCCCTGGCATTCCTCTCCCACGGCCCGCTCTTCGACCGGCCGGTGCTCCTGGCCCTGTTTCTGGTTGAAATGGTCGTCGGGGTGTTTGTGCCCTTTTGCATGTACCTGAGCAACCGAATCCGCACCGACAAAAAAATGCAGTTGCGGGCCGCCAGCTTTGTGTTGTTCGGGCTGGTCCTGAACCGCTTCAACGTCTCCATGTTCGGCATGGAACAACCGGGACAGCAGATCTACGTCCCGTCCGTCATCGAGTCTCTGGTGACCATGGGCATCATCTCCGCCCATATCCTCTTCTTCGTGCTGATCGCCAAGTATTTCCCGATCTTCGAACACCATCCCGAGGCCACCGACTACACCATCCCGGACCATTTCCGCAAATTGGAAAAGGGCCCCGAGGGACTCAAGGCGGCACACGAAGCATAG
- a CDS encoding 4Fe-4S dicluster domain-containing protein, translated as MSGGHIDFNKTKTFLIDTTKCTGCRGCQVACKQWNQLKAEKTVFFSGEGYQNPPAMSEYTFTRIKFRDYQKHGQNEFAFYKEMCMHCNEPACASVCPVGAFKKTAEGPVVYDEKRCIGCRFCMVACPFGIPKYEWSKAFPLVRKCTGCYSRVKEGLQPACATACPTAITYGDRADMLQEAERRLKSRPDRYFQAIYGKEEAGGTSVLYLTHQPLDELGFKQVTKRPLPSYTWQALRLVPGIFLGVGGTLSAITWFQHRKERIRREEEFKNSRVNPEQKEEDQ; from the coding sequence ATGAGTGGCGGACACATTGATTTCAACAAAACCAAGACGTTCCTGATCGATACGACCAAATGCACCGGCTGCCGCGGCTGCCAGGTGGCCTGTAAGCAGTGGAACCAACTCAAGGCGGAGAAGACCGTGTTTTTCAGCGGCGAAGGGTACCAGAACCCCCCCGCCATGTCCGAGTACACCTTTACCCGGATCAAGTTCCGGGATTACCAGAAACACGGGCAGAACGAGTTCGCCTTTTACAAAGAGATGTGCATGCACTGCAACGAGCCGGCCTGCGCCTCGGTCTGCCCGGTGGGTGCCTTCAAGAAAACCGCGGAAGGCCCGGTGGTCTACGACGAAAAGCGCTGCATCGGCTGCCGTTTCTGCATGGTGGCCTGCCCCTTCGGCATACCCAAGTATGAATGGAGCAAGGCCTTCCCCCTGGTGCGCAAGTGCACCGGCTGCTACAGCCGGGTCAAGGAAGGGCTGCAACCGGCCTGCGCCACCGCCTGCCCCACGGCCATCACCTACGGTGACCGGGCGGACATGCTGCAAGAAGCGGAGCGGCGCCTCAAAAGCCGGCCTGATCGTTATTTCCAGGCCATCTACGGCAAGGAAGAGGCCGGCGGCACCAGCGTCCTCTACCTGACCCACCAGCCCCTGGACGAATTGGGCTTCAAACAGGTGACCAAGCGGCCCCTCCCCTCCTACACCTGGCAGGCCCTGCGCCTGGTGCCGGGCATCTTCCTGGGGGTCGGCGGCACCCTCTCGGCCATTACGTGGTTCCAGCACCGCAAGGAGCGCATACGTCGTGAGGAGGAGTTCAAAAATTCCCGCGTCAACCCGGAGCAGAAGGAGGAGGATCAATGA